The following proteins are encoded in a genomic region of Catenulispora sp. GP43:
- a CDS encoding sigma-70 family RNA polymerase sigma factor, with protein sequence MTDADQLAEFFQSQRPHLRAVAYRMLGSLAEADDAVQEAYLRLNRSDVAEVENLAGWLTTVTGRVCLDVLRARRNHGEEDLEGPAGVEAVEATERDALADPELAAELSDSVGLALLVVMDTLAPAERLAFVLHDLFAVPFEQISPIVGKSTAAVRQLASRARRRVQGQGEESEADRGRQREVVSAFLKASRGGDFAGLLKLLDPDVVLRGDPAAVGIGAVAELRGAADVAGQFSGRAEAAQLALVDGSAGLVWSVAGRPKVVFDFAIVDGRIVGIEMLADAGLLGELAVEVVGGVGE encoded by the coding sequence ATGACCGACGCCGACCAGCTCGCCGAGTTCTTCCAGTCCCAGCGCCCGCACCTGCGGGCGGTCGCCTACCGCATGCTCGGGTCGCTGGCCGAGGCGGACGACGCCGTGCAGGAGGCGTACCTGCGGCTGAACCGCTCGGACGTGGCGGAGGTGGAGAACCTGGCCGGCTGGCTGACGACGGTCACCGGCCGGGTCTGCCTGGACGTGCTGCGCGCCCGCCGCAACCACGGCGAGGAGGACCTGGAGGGCCCGGCGGGCGTCGAGGCGGTCGAGGCCACCGAGCGCGACGCGCTGGCCGACCCGGAACTGGCGGCGGAGCTGTCGGACTCGGTCGGCCTGGCCCTGCTGGTGGTGATGGACACCCTGGCCCCGGCCGAACGCCTGGCCTTCGTCCTCCACGACCTGTTCGCGGTCCCCTTCGAGCAGATCTCCCCGATCGTCGGCAAGTCCACCGCGGCCGTGCGCCAACTGGCCAGCCGCGCCCGCCGCCGCGTCCAGGGCCAGGGCGAGGAGTCGGAGGCCGACCGGGGCCGCCAGCGCGAGGTGGTGAGCGCCTTCCTGAAGGCCTCCCGCGGCGGCGACTTCGCCGGCCTGCTCAAGCTCCTGGATCCCGACGTCGTCCTGCGCGGCGACCCGGCCGCCGTCGGCATCGGCGCCGTGGCCGAGCTGCGCGGCGCCGCCGATGTCGCCGGGCAGTTCTCCGGCCGCGCCGAGGCGGCGCAGCTGGCCCTGGTGGACGGCAGCGCCGGCCTGGTGTGGTCGGTGGCCGGGCGGCCGAAGGTGGTGTTCGACTTCGCGATCGTCGACGGGCGGATCGTGGGGATCGAGATGCTGGCGGACGCGGGGTTGCTCGGGGAGCTGGCGGTGGAGGTTGTGGGTGGGGTGGGGGAGTAG
- a CDS encoding MFS transporter: protein MEHTGTTRRAERLLVPAAFVTALGNNVQLIAGALLMIRSDKTMLSVGLLFIAVAVPQAVLSPYFGRLADRYDRRRLWIGCDATSSVLALALPVWLTLGGAKGPGVYAANFALAVVAALFFPVSNAMIKERVRASQVRRFNADYEMATQAGMLLSATVGGLLVQRLGASPLLMFNAGTFVVSALLVVAVGALPREVEPEVEPRAESVARAQISVGAASSGSAVPGGRSVPLVRLILLYAQGSVVVTVFNALLPKLVMGEWGRGAGLFGLVDAIGSLGFLAATAFYKVVGRRFGDLPIAVVGFLACNTVFVLQPQFGPGFLAVGVAIGAFTFGTARIASRTLVMTSVDEAHVGRAFGLANGGGLAATVVVMLGVAELTDHTDSRWGFAATAVVSVAAALAAGVSLRGRLRPGGADGAGGISDHGHSDPPAVEGCHIPANADVKVVTA from the coding sequence ATGGAGCACACCGGCACCACGCGGCGGGCCGAGCGATTGCTCGTACCGGCTGCCTTCGTCACCGCCCTGGGCAACAACGTGCAGCTGATCGCCGGGGCGCTGTTGATGATCCGCAGCGACAAGACGATGCTGTCGGTCGGATTGTTGTTCATCGCGGTCGCGGTGCCGCAGGCGGTGCTCTCGCCGTACTTCGGGCGGCTGGCGGACCGGTACGACCGGCGGCGGTTGTGGATCGGGTGCGACGCGACGTCGTCGGTGCTGGCTCTGGCGCTGCCGGTGTGGCTGACGCTCGGCGGGGCCAAGGGGCCGGGGGTGTACGCGGCGAACTTCGCGCTGGCGGTGGTCGCGGCGTTGTTCTTTCCGGTGAGCAACGCGATGATCAAAGAGCGGGTGCGGGCTTCGCAGGTGCGCCGCTTCAACGCGGACTACGAGATGGCCACGCAGGCCGGGATGTTGTTGTCGGCGACCGTCGGCGGGTTGCTGGTGCAGCGGTTGGGGGCCTCGCCGCTGTTGATGTTCAACGCCGGGACGTTCGTGGTGTCGGCTTTGCTGGTGGTGGCGGTCGGGGCGTTGCCCCGGGAGGTAGAACCAGAGGTAGAACCAAGAGCTGAAAGCGTTGCCAGGGCTCAGATCTCGGTCGGCGCGGCTTCTTCCGGTTCTGCTGTTCCCGGCGGGCGGTCCGTTCCGCTCGTCCGCCTGATCCTGCTCTACGCGCAGGGCAGTGTTGTGGTGACGGTGTTCAATGCGCTGCTGCCCAAGCTGGTGATGGGAGAGTGGGGACGCGGGGCCGGCTTGTTCGGGCTCGTCGACGCGATCGGGAGCCTGGGGTTCTTGGCGGCTACGGCGTTCTACAAGGTCGTGGGGCGGCGGTTCGGGGACCTGCCGATCGCGGTGGTGGGGTTCCTGGCGTGCAACACCGTGTTCGTGCTCCAGCCGCAGTTCGGGCCGGGGTTCCTGGCGGTCGGGGTGGCGATCGGGGCGTTCACGTTCGGGACGGCGCGCATCGCCTCGCGGACGCTGGTGATGACCAGCGTGGACGAGGCGCACGTGGGGCGGGCCTTCGGCCTGGCCAACGGCGGCGGGCTGGCGGCCACGGTGGTGGTGATGCTCGGGGTCGCCGAGCTCACCGACCACACCGACAGCCGGTGGGGGTTCGCGGCGACGGCGGTGGTGAGCGTGGCGGCGGCCTTGGCGGCCGGGGTGTCGCTGCGGGGACGGCTGAGGCCTGGCGGGGCCGATGGTGCCGGTGGTATTAGTGATCACGGCCATAGTGATCCTCCCGCCGTCGAAGGCTGTCACATTCCCGCGAACGCGGACGTCAAAGTGGTGACCGCCTGA
- a CDS encoding MscL family protein, whose amino-acid sequence MNGFVKFVVRGNVVGLAVGVVIGAAFAAMVTAFTGAFLTPLIGWATGGIGDYSKKVFTLGKTTFPYGTFINAGISFLLTAATLYFLIVLPVNKLTEELNPHHDLSHAKRACPECLQQIPARARRCSFCTSQVNPILDEDSTDLTDDAPGEIPLHTALPEMKLPEPVVAVEAKPVAAAGAADA is encoded by the coding sequence ATGAACGGCTTCGTGAAGTTCGTCGTGCGCGGCAACGTCGTCGGGCTGGCCGTCGGCGTCGTCATCGGCGCCGCCTTCGCCGCGATGGTGACCGCGTTCACCGGCGCGTTCCTCACACCGCTGATCGGCTGGGCGACCGGCGGCATCGGCGACTACAGCAAGAAGGTCTTCACCCTCGGCAAGACGACGTTCCCCTACGGGACGTTCATCAACGCCGGCATCAGCTTCCTGCTCACCGCCGCGACCCTGTACTTCCTCATCGTGCTGCCGGTGAACAAGCTCACCGAGGAGCTGAACCCGCACCACGACCTGTCCCACGCCAAGCGCGCCTGCCCGGAGTGCCTGCAGCAGATCCCCGCGCGGGCCCGCCGGTGCAGCTTCTGCACCTCGCAGGTTAACCCGATCCTCGACGAGGACTCCACCGACCTCACCGACGACGCCCCCGGCGAGATCCCGTTGCACACCGCGCTGCCGGAGATGAAGCTGCCCGAGCCGGTCGTGGCGGTCGAGGCCAAGCCCGTGGCCGCCGCCGGTGCCGCGGACGCCTGA
- a CDS encoding M56 family metallopeptidase: MTSALLLVLYALAVALLAPPLLARHWPADRAPRLTVALLQILTCSFLLAAVGAGLALAFTLVEGLSELSPTLDSCADQLPVTDHGSLGTALGHLGWISAVLLSARLLYCLAATFGTARRRRRAHSRMLRILATRDDELGVLVLDHPAPACYCLPGDVVITTGALERLSAKQLEAVLLHERAHLSGRHHLIIALATAIRRTIPHIRLLAYAERETRRVVELIADDAAVAHTGAPTVAAALAVIGTAHHPMDHAGHTDHADHAPGYDPVPETALAIDSSPTLRRIRRLLRLDRTLTRRGHALVIAATTAATVLPVALLAVSGAAILRPCPPDSDGGWAPAVVVSVDAAEGS, translated from the coding sequence GTGACGTCCGCGCTCCTCCTGGTCCTCTACGCGCTCGCGGTGGCGCTCCTGGCACCGCCGCTGCTGGCCCGGCACTGGCCCGCGGACCGCGCGCCGCGGCTGACGGTGGCCCTACTGCAGATCCTGACGTGCTCGTTCCTGCTGGCCGCCGTCGGCGCCGGCCTGGCCCTGGCCTTCACCCTGGTCGAGGGCCTGTCCGAACTGTCGCCGACCCTGGACTCCTGCGCCGACCAGCTCCCGGTCACCGACCACGGCTCGCTGGGCACGGCCCTGGGCCACCTCGGCTGGATCTCGGCGGTCCTGCTGTCGGCGCGCCTGCTGTACTGCCTGGCCGCCACCTTCGGCACCGCCCGCCGACGCCGCCGCGCCCACAGCAGGATGCTCCGCATCCTCGCCACCCGCGACGACGAACTGGGCGTCCTGGTCCTGGACCACCCGGCACCGGCCTGCTACTGCCTCCCCGGCGACGTGGTGATCACCACCGGCGCCCTGGAACGCCTGAGCGCGAAGCAGCTGGAGGCGGTACTCCTGCACGAACGGGCGCACCTGTCCGGACGCCACCACCTGATCATCGCCCTGGCCACCGCCATCCGCCGCACCATCCCGCACATCAGGCTCCTGGCGTACGCCGAACGCGAGACCCGCCGCGTGGTCGAGCTCATCGCCGACGACGCGGCCGTGGCCCACACCGGCGCCCCCACCGTCGCCGCGGCCCTGGCCGTCATCGGCACCGCCCACCACCCCATGGACCACGCCGGCCACACCGACCACGCCGACCACGCCCCCGGCTACGACCCGGTCCCCGAAACCGCCCTGGCCATCGACTCCTCCCCGACCCTGCGCCGCATCCGCCGCCTCCTGCGCCTGGACCGCACCCTCACCCGCCGCGGCCACGCCCTGGTCATCGCCGCCACCACCGCGGCCACGGTGTTACCGGTCGCGCTGCTGGCGGTGTCGGGGGCGGCGATTTTGCGGCCATGCCCGCCGGACAGCGACGGCGGGTGGGCGCCGGCGGTGGTGGTGTCGGTGGATGCGGCGGAGGGGAGTTAG
- a CDS encoding ABC1 kinase family protein has product MGFLQGPLFVLTAAVAVVVLASIVRRLLGVRFSATRLVLAAAISWGMSAPIMTAMLGPKLPDGTLADAGKPLLLVLAMLVILLPSMVFLVVAEALAPSGSLPTPLEWIRGLRSRVARSRRYWRFTMILMRHGLGPYLRGRRPQANIGRSLREALNEGGLTFIKLGQILSTRRDLLPAEIIDELSLLQHQAAFVAWPQIQAVLEAEYGSVEEVFDRFDREPLAAASVAQVHSARLVSGEEVVVKVRRPGVTTQVNRDLDIIRRLARTLARRTSWARSLGVTALAEGFAAALREELDFRIEARNLAAVAVTRVEGVAVPKAFTEHSSARVLVMERFEGVPLRCALPRLAEREIAARELAERLLDYLLRQVMIDGVFHADPHPGNILLLADGRLGMLDFGSVGRLDSALRASMRRLLAAVDAGDPLYLCDAVLEVMTAPEEIDEAALERDLGRFTARHLRTDSGFDVAMFTDLFRIVSSHGLAVPAEVAAVFRALGTLEGTLTELARDFDIVTEARKLAGGYAAEQLTPEALKREAAAELVALVPMLRRLPRRVDRLLGAAEDGKLSVNVRLFADRRDRDVVTGLVHQVLITVLAATSGLMGVLMVGRQNGPMVGKSVSLYQFLGYSFLAVASVLALRVLVVVFRRPED; this is encoded by the coding sequence ATGGGCTTCTTGCAGGGACCGCTGTTCGTCCTGACCGCGGCCGTCGCCGTCGTGGTGCTCGCCTCGATCGTGCGGCGCCTGCTCGGCGTCCGGTTCTCCGCCACCCGGCTGGTCCTGGCCGCCGCGATCTCCTGGGGCATGTCCGCCCCGATCATGACCGCGATGCTCGGCCCGAAACTGCCCGACGGGACCCTGGCGGACGCCGGGAAGCCGCTGCTGCTGGTGCTGGCGATGCTGGTCATCCTGCTGCCCAGCATGGTGTTCCTGGTGGTCGCCGAGGCGCTGGCGCCCAGCGGCAGCCTGCCGACGCCGCTGGAGTGGATCAGAGGCCTGCGCAGCCGGGTGGCCCGCTCGCGCCGCTACTGGCGCTTCACCATGATCCTCATGCGCCACGGCCTGGGGCCCTACCTGCGCGGCCGGCGTCCGCAGGCGAACATCGGACGCTCGCTGCGCGAGGCGCTCAACGAGGGCGGGCTGACCTTCATCAAGCTCGGGCAGATCCTGTCTACCCGGCGCGACCTGCTGCCGGCCGAGATCATCGACGAGCTCTCGCTTTTGCAGCACCAGGCCGCCTTCGTGGCGTGGCCGCAGATCCAGGCCGTGCTGGAAGCCGAATACGGCTCGGTCGAGGAGGTCTTCGACCGCTTCGACCGCGAGCCGCTGGCCGCCGCCTCGGTCGCGCAGGTGCACTCCGCACGGCTGGTCTCCGGCGAGGAGGTCGTGGTCAAGGTGCGCCGGCCCGGGGTGACCACCCAGGTGAACCGGGACCTGGACATCATCCGGCGGCTGGCCCGGACGCTGGCGCGGCGCACGTCCTGGGCCCGGTCCCTCGGCGTCACGGCCCTGGCCGAGGGCTTCGCCGCGGCGCTGCGCGAGGAACTGGACTTCCGCATCGAGGCCCGGAACCTGGCGGCCGTCGCGGTCACCCGGGTCGAGGGCGTCGCGGTCCCCAAGGCGTTCACCGAGCACTCCTCGGCCCGGGTGCTGGTGATGGAGCGCTTCGAGGGCGTGCCGCTGCGGTGCGCGCTGCCGCGGCTGGCCGAGCGCGAGATCGCCGCGCGGGAGCTGGCCGAGCGGCTGCTGGACTACCTGCTGCGGCAGGTGATGATCGACGGTGTCTTCCACGCCGATCCGCACCCCGGCAACATCCTGCTGCTGGCCGACGGCCGCCTGGGCATGCTCGACTTCGGCTCCGTGGGCCGCCTGGACTCCGCGCTGCGGGCCTCGATGCGGCGGCTGCTTGCCGCCGTCGACGCCGGGGACCCGCTGTACCTGTGCGACGCGGTGCTGGAGGTGATGACGGCGCCGGAGGAGATCGACGAGGCCGCGCTGGAACGGGATTTGGGACGCTTCACCGCGCGGCACCTGCGCACCGACTCGGGGTTCGACGTCGCCATGTTCACCGACCTGTTCCGGATCGTGAGCTCCCACGGCCTGGCGGTCCCGGCCGAGGTGGCGGCGGTGTTCCGGGCGCTGGGGACGCTGGAGGGGACGCTCACCGAGCTGGCCCGGGACTTCGACATCGTCACCGAGGCTCGCAAGCTGGCCGGCGGGTACGCGGCCGAGCAGCTGACGCCGGAGGCGCTCAAGCGCGAGGCGGCCGCCGAGCTGGTCGCGCTGGTGCCGATGCTGCGGCGGCTGCCGCGCCGGGTGGACCGGCTGCTCGGGGCCGCCGAGGACGGGAAGCTGAGCGTGAACGTGCGGCTGTTCGCCGACCGGCGGGACCGGGACGTGGTCACCGGGCTGGTGCACCAGGTGCTGATCACGGTGCTCGCCGCGACGTCCGGGCTGATGGGGGTGCTGATGGTGGGGCGGCAGAACGGGCCGATGGTCGGGAAGTCGGTGAGCCTGTACCAGTTCCTCGGGTACAGCTTCCTGGCGGTGGCGAGCGTGTTGGCGCTGCGGGTGCTGGTGGTGGTCTTCCGGCGGCCGGAGGATTGA